One window of Thermacetogenium phaeum DSM 12270 genomic DNA carries:
- a CDS encoding type Z 30S ribosomal protein S14, whose amino-acid sequence MAKKSLIAKQRRKPKFTVRAYNRCPLCGRPRAYLRKFGMCRICFRELASRGEIPGVVKASW is encoded by the coding sequence GTGGCCAAAAAGTCGCTTATTGCGAAGCAGCGGAGAAAGCCTAAATTCACAGTCAGGGCTTACAACAGGTGCCCTCTTTGTGGCAGGCCACGCGCTTACCTGCGCAAATTTGGAATGTGCCGTATCTGTTTCCGGGAGCTTGCCTCTAGGGGTGAGATCCCCGGGGTTGTCAAAGCCAGCTGGTAA
- the rplE gene encoding 50S ribosomal protein L5 yields MGLKERYRSEVIPQLMKKFNYRNVMEAPRLEKIVINMGVGEAIQNPKALEAAVNDLAQITGQRPIVTKARKSIAAFKLRAGMKIGCKVTLRGDRMYDFMEKLVNVVLPRVRDFRGVSARSFDGRGNYTLGLREQVIFPEIEYDKIDKVRGMDITIVTTAKTDEEARELLRFMGMPFRE; encoded by the coding sequence ATGGGTCTAAAAGAACGCTACCGCAGCGAAGTCATCCCCCAGCTGATGAAGAAGTTCAACTACCGCAACGTGATGGAAGCTCCCCGTTTGGAGAAGATAGTTATCAATATGGGGGTAGGCGAAGCGATTCAGAACCCCAAGGCCCTGGAGGCTGCGGTGAACGATCTGGCGCAGATCACAGGTCAGCGCCCGATCGTTACGAAGGCCAGAAAATCAATTGCAGCATTCAAGCTGCGGGCGGGGATGAAGATCGGCTGCAAGGTCACCCTGCGCGGTGACCGAATGTATGATTTTATGGAAAAGCTGGTTAACGTGGTGCTGCCGCGTGTCCGGGACTTTCGCGGGGTTTCGGCGAGATCCTTTGACGGCAGGGGGAATTACACCCTTGGCTTGAGGGAGCAGGTGATCTTCCCGGAGATTGAGTACGACAAGATCGATAAAGTGCGCGGCATGGATATAACCATCGTCACAACGGCGAAAACCGATGAAGAAGCTCGGGAGCTGTTGAGGTTCATGGGGATGCCTTTCCGGGAATAA
- the rplX gene encoding 50S ribosomal protein L24 — MSQVKLHVRKGDTVYILTGKDAGKRGKVLQAIPSRRKVIVEGVNVVKKHTRPTKALPQGGIVEKEAPIDSSNVMLVCTKCDKPTRVAKKLVDDRYYRACKRCGEIIDK, encoded by the coding sequence ATGTCTCAGGTCAAGCTGCATGTTCGCAAAGGGGATACAGTCTACATCCTGACCGGCAAAGACGCCGGCAAAAGGGGAAAGGTGCTGCAGGCCATCCCTTCCCGGAGAAAGGTTATAGTGGAAGGGGTAAATGTGGTTAAAAAACACACCAGGCCGACAAAGGCCCTCCCTCAGGGAGGTATTGTTGAGAAAGAGGCGCCCATTGACAGCTCCAACGTGATGCTTGTCTGCACCAAGTGCGACAAGCCTACCAGGGTTGCCAAGAAACTGGTCGACGACAGATACTATCGGGCGTGTAAGAGGTGCGGGGAAATTATCGATAAGTAG